A region from the Coffea eugenioides isolate CCC68of chromosome 9, Ceug_1.0, whole genome shotgun sequence genome encodes:
- the LOC113782384 gene encoding uncharacterized protein LOC113782384, with amino-acid sequence MEGTRSGRGRERGGRQSTTDRDTRETMLEPNPEPQIDPNAQVAAAIQRMTDLLAHVVQQQGHNPNPPVGNPRNPENYVESEDRALERFQKFFPSKFLGGPDPDMAEQWLEKMIDIFAALHYSEERQVTFTLFQLEGATRSWWNIIRTKWEREQTPRTWVNFVREFNAKYFPPLIQEKKEDEFIRLRQGTQSVVEYES; translated from the coding sequence atggagggcactcgtagtggtcgaggccgtgaaCGTGGTGGTAGGCAATCCACGACTGATAGGGATACTAGGGAAACCATGCtcgaaccaaaccctgaaccccAAATTGATCCCAACGCTCAGgtagccgctgctatccagCGGATGACTGATCTTCTAGCACATGtcgtgcaacaacagggccacaACCCTAACCCACCTGTCGGGAATCCCAGAAACCCTGAAAATTATGTAGAGAGCGAGGATCGAGCTCTcgaaaggtttcaaaaatttttcccaTCGAAGTTTCTTGGAGGGCCAGATCCAGACATGGCCGAACagtggttggagaagatgatagaCATTTTTGCTGCTCTACACTATTCAGAAGAGAGGCAAGTTACTTTTACGCTCTTTCAACTAGAAGGGGCcacccgttcttggtggaatattaTACGaactaagtgggagagagagcagACACCAAGAACGTGGGTGAACTTCGTAAGGGAGTTTAACGCCAAGTACTTCCCGCCTttgatccaggaaaagaaggaagacgagttcatccgacttcgccaaggcACCCAATCAGTGGTCGAGTACGAGAGCTAG